Proteins encoded together in one Orrella marina window:
- a CDS encoding crotonase/enoyl-CoA hydratase family protein translates to MSEYVQVSQHEGILIITINRPDARNAVNYECARQMAEAFERLDQDPALRIGILTGAGGTFSAGMDLKDFAKTRVRPRIGDKGFAGLNEAPPSKPLIAAVEGFAVAGGFEMVLSCDLVVASRQAQFGLPEVKRGLVAGSGGLLRLPRRLPYHIAMELILTGDHFTAERASAFGLVNVLCDPGQALEEAIRLAQRIEQNGPLAVQTSKKIVIEGQDWEQHEMFARQAPMMTHIFESEDAREGALAFAEKRPPRWQGR, encoded by the coding sequence GTGTCAGAGTATGTGCAAGTCAGTCAACATGAAGGCATCCTGATCATCACCATTAATCGGCCAGATGCTCGCAATGCAGTCAATTACGAGTGTGCCCGGCAAATGGCCGAGGCGTTCGAGCGGCTCGATCAGGATCCTGCATTACGAATCGGGATTCTGACAGGCGCAGGCGGAACGTTCAGTGCTGGCATGGATCTGAAAGATTTTGCGAAAACCCGGGTGCGTCCAAGGATCGGTGACAAGGGTTTTGCAGGCCTGAATGAGGCTCCCCCGTCCAAGCCTCTGATTGCTGCTGTGGAAGGCTTTGCTGTCGCAGGGGGCTTCGAGATGGTGCTCTCCTGTGATCTGGTGGTCGCCTCGCGCCAGGCCCAGTTCGGTTTGCCAGAGGTCAAGCGTGGCCTGGTGGCAGGTTCTGGCGGATTGCTCAGACTGCCGCGTCGTCTGCCGTATCACATCGCCATGGAGCTTATTCTGACGGGTGATCACTTCACGGCAGAGCGCGCCAGTGCTTTTGGGCTGGTCAATGTACTTTGTGATCCAGGCCAGGCGCTGGAAGAGGCAATCCGGCTGGCTCAGCGTATCGAACAGAACGGGCCACTGGCCGTACAGACTTCGAAGAAAATTGTGATCGAAGGCCAGGACTGGGAGCAGCACGAGATGTTTGCTCGTCAGGCACCCATGATGACGCACATTTTTGAGTCCGAGGATGCCAGAGAAGGTGCACTTGCCTTCGCAGAGAAGCGACCGCCCCGCTGGCAGGGCCGTTGA
- a CDS encoding fumarate hydratase has product MTVTIKEDDLIESIADAIQFISYYHPADYIKHLARAYDREQSPAAKDAMAQILTNSRMCAEGHRPICQDTGIVNVFLKVGMGVRFDSKRDLQSICDEGVRRGYLNPDNPLRASVLDDPLFTRKNTKDNTPCIVSVELVQGDTVEVQVAAKGGGSENKSKMVMLNPSDSLVDWVLKTVPTMGAGWCPPGMLGIGVGGTAEKATLMAKQALMEDLDMYELLERGPSSPLEELRIELYEKVNALGIGAQGLGGLTTVLDVKIKTFPTHAASKPVAMIPNCAATRHAHFVLDGSGPARLERPSLSDWPDVKWAPDYKASRAVDLNKLTKEEVASWKPGQTLLLSGKMLTGRDAAHKRIQDMLAKGEKLPVDFTNRIIYYVGPVDPVREEVVGPAGPTTSTRMDKFTEMMLAQTGLIAMVGKAERGPAAIEAIRKHQSAYLMAVGGAAYLVSKGIKDAKVVAFEDLGMEAIYEFDVVDMPVTVAVDANGTSVHETGPKEWSAKIAGIPVVTA; this is encoded by the coding sequence ATGACAGTCACGATCAAGGAAGATGACCTGATTGAATCGATCGCCGATGCGATTCAGTTCATTAGCTACTACCATCCCGCCGATTACATCAAGCACCTGGCGCGCGCCTACGACCGTGAGCAGAGCCCGGCCGCAAAAGATGCGATGGCGCAGATTCTGACCAACTCCAGGATGTGTGCAGAAGGTCATCGTCCCATCTGTCAGGACACGGGTATCGTGAACGTGTTTCTCAAAGTCGGGATGGGGGTGCGTTTTGACAGCAAGCGCGATCTTCAGTCGATTTGTGATGAAGGCGTCCGTCGCGGTTACCTGAATCCGGATAACCCGTTGCGTGCCTCGGTTCTGGACGACCCGCTGTTCACCCGCAAGAACACCAAGGACAACACCCCCTGTATCGTCTCGGTCGAGCTGGTACAGGGCGATACGGTCGAGGTTCAGGTCGCAGCAAAAGGTGGCGGCTCCGAGAACAAGTCCAAGATGGTGATGCTCAACCCGAGCGACTCGCTGGTCGACTGGGTCCTTAAAACCGTTCCGACGATGGGTGCAGGCTGGTGTCCACCAGGCATGCTCGGCATAGGGGTGGGTGGAACCGCAGAGAAAGCGACCCTCATGGCCAAACAGGCTCTGATGGAAGATCTCGATATGTATGAGCTTCTGGAGCGCGGTCCGAGCAGTCCGCTTGAAGAACTGCGAATCGAGTTGTACGAGAAGGTCAATGCACTGGGTATCGGCGCACAAGGGCTCGGCGGACTCACCACCGTCCTTGATGTCAAGATCAAAACCTTCCCGACCCACGCGGCGTCCAAGCCTGTTGCCATGATCCCCAACTGCGCTGCAACTCGCCACGCTCATTTTGTGCTGGATGGAAGCGGTCCTGCCCGGCTTGAGCGTCCGTCTCTGTCGGATTGGCCCGATGTGAAATGGGCGCCCGACTACAAGGCATCCCGTGCCGTGGATCTGAACAAACTGACCAAGGAAGAGGTTGCGAGCTGGAAACCCGGGCAGACGCTGCTGCTGTCCGGCAAGATGCTCACTGGTCGTGACGCCGCGCACAAGCGGATTCAGGACATGCTGGCCAAAGGCGAGAAGCTGCCGGTTGATTTCACCAACCGCATCATCTACTACGTGGGTCCGGTTGATCCCGTACGCGAAGAAGTGGTGGGACCAGCAGGTCCGACCACATCAACCCGTATGGACAAGTTCACCGAGATGATGCTGGCTCAGACTGGCCTGATTGCAATGGTTGGTAAGGCCGAGCGTGGTCCAGCGGCCATTGAGGCCATTCGCAAGCATCAGTCTGCATACTTGATGGCAGTCGGTGGTGCGGCCTACCTGGTCTCCAAGGGGATCAAGGATGCCAAAGTAGTGGCATTTGAAGACCTTGGCATGGAAGCCATTTACGAGTTCGATGTGGTTGACATGCCTGTGACGGTTGCTGTGGATGCCAATGGTACCTCTGTTCACGAAACTGGTCCCAAAGAGTGGTCTGCCAAGATCGCCGGCATTCCGGTTGTGACTGCCTGA
- a CDS encoding cytochrome d ubiquinol oxidase subunit II → MSILFENAAWLPLTFAFLMGFAMLVYAVLDGYDLGVGILLRQATDTEKDRMIGSIGPFWDANETWLVLGVGLLLVAFPAAHGVILSSLYLPVAVMLIGLILRGVAFDFRAKAKIDHKERWNNVFFAGSLLAAVSQGYMLGSYILGFDSSPAGVAFSLLVGVCIAAGYSLIGACWLIMKTEGALQAKSVQWARYSLWGTMLAIALISISTPLVSERIFEKWFSFPNIVLLAPIPVITLSLITALEVMLRQMPKPEDRWNWVPFILTIGIFILCFHGLAYSFYPYIVPDQLTIVDSASAPESLVIILVGALVVLPVLFGYTILAYKIFHGKAKDLSYD, encoded by the coding sequence ATGAGCATTCTGTTTGAAAACGCTGCATGGCTGCCCCTGACCTTTGCATTCTTGATGGGCTTTGCGATGCTGGTTTATGCGGTTCTGGACGGCTATGACCTGGGCGTCGGGATTCTGCTCCGGCAAGCCACCGACACAGAGAAAGACCGGATGATCGGATCAATCGGCCCGTTCTGGGATGCCAATGAAACCTGGCTTGTCCTTGGCGTTGGCTTGTTGCTGGTTGCCTTTCCGGCCGCGCATGGGGTCATATTGAGCAGTCTCTATCTGCCGGTTGCTGTGATGCTGATCGGGCTGATTCTGCGAGGGGTGGCGTTCGACTTTCGGGCCAAAGCCAAAATCGATCACAAGGAAAGATGGAACAACGTGTTTTTTGCAGGCTCGTTGCTGGCGGCGGTCTCACAAGGCTACATGCTCGGCTCCTACATTCTCGGATTTGATTCAAGCCCGGCCGGCGTTGCTTTCTCGTTGCTGGTTGGTGTCTGCATCGCAGCCGGCTATTCCCTCATCGGAGCATGCTGGCTGATCATGAAAACAGAAGGCGCCCTGCAGGCCAAGTCCGTGCAATGGGCGCGCTACAGCCTGTGGGGCACCATGCTGGCGATCGCACTGATCTCGATCTCAACGCCACTAGTCAGTGAGCGCATTTTCGAGAAATGGTTTTCTTTTCCGAACATTGTGCTGCTGGCACCGATTCCAGTCATCACACTCTCGCTGATCACTGCGCTGGAAGTGATGCTGCGTCAGATGCCCAAGCCAGAAGACCGCTGGAACTGGGTGCCCTTCATACTGACGATCGGGATTTTTATCCTGTGCTTTCATGGGCTGGCATACAGCTTTTACCCCTACATCGTTCCGGACCAACTGACCATTGTCGACTCGGCCAGTGCGCCTGAATCACTCGTGATCATTCTGGTCGGTGCTCTGGTGGTGCTCCCGGTCCTCTTTGGCTACACAATTCTGGCCTACAAAATCTTCCACGGTAAAGCCAAAGACCTGAGCTACGACTGA
- a CDS encoding GbsR/MarR family transcriptional regulator — MNLPPTTQSFVLHFGEMGSRWGINRTVGQIYALLYLSQRPLNADDICEALGFARSNVSMGLRELDSWQLIRLVHLPNDRRDHFTVPDDIWEIVRTLVEQRRKREIEPTLTMLRDILMESPASQEERQAQVRMREMHDLIETLTLWYQDMQKLEPDQLLNLLKLGSKAFKVYDMKNRLFDPKPGNSGKPGNPDDGT, encoded by the coding sequence ATGAATCTTCCTCCAACGACTCAATCCTTTGTCCTTCATTTCGGTGAAATGGGGTCACGCTGGGGTATCAACCGAACGGTTGGGCAGATCTACGCCCTTCTCTACTTGTCTCAGCGCCCACTCAATGCCGACGATATCTGTGAGGCACTCGGATTTGCGCGATCGAACGTCAGTATGGGGCTGCGTGAGTTGGACTCCTGGCAGCTCATCCGGCTGGTGCACCTGCCCAACGATAGGCGTGATCACTTCACTGTCCCTGACGACATCTGGGAAATCGTACGCACACTGGTCGAACAACGACGCAAGCGCGAGATTGAACCCACACTCACTATGTTGCGCGACATCCTGATGGAAAGCCCCGCCTCTCAGGAGGAGCGCCAGGCACAGGTCAGGATGCGCGAGATGCACGACCTGATCGAAACGCTCACCCTCTGGTATCAGGACATGCAGAAACTTGAGCCTGACCAACTGCTAAATCTTCTGAAACTCGGCTCGAAAGCCTTCAAAGTCTACGACATGAAAAACAGACTGTTTGACCCCAAGCCCGGAAACTCAGGTAAACCTGGAAACCCAGACGATGGAACTTGA
- a CDS encoding CaiB/BaiF CoA transferase family protein, with protein sequence MTEPRRAPLAGVRVLDLSRVLAGPFCAQNLADLGADVIKVERPGTGDDTRAWGPPYLRDEQGQDTSESAYYLSTNRNKRSIAIDLSTPEGAQAVRKIASQCDVLIENFKVGGLKQYGLDYESLKDDMPGLIYCSITGFGQDGPFASRPGYDFMIQGMGGLMSITGERDDQPGGGPQKAGVAVTDVITGLYASMAILGALHERNRSGKGQYIDLALLDCHVAMLANQTLNYMTSGVAPGRAGNAHQNVVPYQVFKTSDGHMIAAVGNDSQFRSFCKAIERPELATDERYVTNSKRIQNRDTLIPMLEEILASRTRDEWIAAFEPVGVPCGPIQTIDQVFDHPQVKARELWKEVPHPLGGVSPTTANPIRYSDTPIEYRRHAPTLGEHTDEILREFGLK encoded by the coding sequence ATGACTGAACCACGACGCGCGCCGCTCGCCGGTGTGCGGGTTCTGGATCTTTCTCGCGTCCTCGCCGGTCCGTTCTGCGCACAGAACCTGGCCGACCTGGGCGCAGATGTCATCAAGGTTGAGCGCCCAGGCACAGGTGATGACACCCGTGCCTGGGGACCGCCCTACCTCAGAGACGAGCAAGGCCAGGACACGTCAGAATCTGCTTACTACCTCAGCACCAATCGCAACAAGCGCTCAATCGCCATCGATCTGTCGACTCCGGAAGGCGCGCAGGCGGTGCGCAAAATCGCAAGTCAATGCGATGTTCTCATCGAGAATTTCAAGGTCGGTGGCCTCAAGCAGTACGGCCTTGACTACGAAAGCCTCAAGGATGACATGCCCGGGCTGATCTATTGCTCGATCACGGGATTCGGACAAGACGGACCGTTTGCCTCGCGACCCGGATATGACTTCATGATCCAGGGCATGGGTGGACTCATGAGCATCACAGGTGAGCGAGACGATCAGCCAGGTGGTGGCCCTCAGAAAGCGGGTGTAGCTGTCACAGACGTCATCACCGGGTTGTATGCCTCAATGGCCATTCTTGGTGCACTGCACGAGCGCAATCGCAGCGGCAAGGGTCAGTATATTGATCTGGCCCTGCTGGACTGTCACGTGGCCATGCTGGCTAACCAGACACTGAACTACATGACTTCAGGTGTCGCTCCTGGCCGGGCGGGTAATGCACACCAGAACGTTGTACCTTACCAGGTGTTCAAGACATCAGATGGGCATATGATCGCTGCCGTGGGTAACGACTCACAGTTCCGCTCCTTCTGCAAAGCCATCGAGCGCCCCGAGCTGGCAACTGACGAGCGCTACGTCACCAATAGCAAGCGTATTCAGAATCGCGACACGCTTATTCCGATGCTAGAAGAGATTCTTGCCTCCCGTACGCGTGACGAGTGGATTGCGGCGTTCGAGCCAGTTGGCGTACCCTGTGGCCCGATCCAGACGATTGACCAGGTGTTCGATCACCCTCAAGTCAAGGCACGCGAGTTATGGAAGGAAGTCCCCCATCCACTCGGTGGTGTCTCGCCGACCACGGCCAACCCAATCCGCTACTCGGATACGCCGATCGAGTACCGTCGCCACGCACCAACTCTGGGTGAGCATACCGACGAAATTCTGCGCGAGTTTGGGTTGAAGTAA
- a CDS encoding SDR family NAD(P)-dependent oxidoreductase codes for MSGLMAGKVVVVTGAGGGIGREIALAMGKAGAKVVVNDIGAALTGEGQTAGPAEKVAEEIKAAGGIAVPNTDSVATRASANAIIETAIQHFGRIDAVVNNAGNLRDRMFHKMSDEEWSQVLDVHLNGTFFVSRAAANHFREQESGAFVNMTSTSGLIGNFGQANYSAAKLGIAALSKSIALDMSRYNVRSNCIAPFAWSRMTSSIPANTPEEKARVAKMQKMEAAKVAPMAVYLASDAASEVNAQIFGVRANEIMLFSQPRPIRSVHMSDGWTPELIAEIATPALKHHFMAMERSPEAIDWDPI; via the coding sequence ATGAGTGGATTGATGGCTGGAAAGGTCGTTGTCGTCACGGGTGCAGGTGGCGGGATTGGCCGTGAAATCGCCCTTGCCATGGGTAAGGCTGGCGCCAAGGTCGTTGTCAACGACATCGGCGCAGCGCTGACCGGCGAAGGGCAGACTGCTGGCCCGGCAGAAAAGGTCGCTGAAGAAATCAAAGCTGCTGGTGGCATTGCAGTCCCCAACACTGACAGCGTTGCGACCCGTGCGTCGGCCAACGCGATCATTGAAACAGCAATCCAGCATTTTGGCCGTATTGATGCAGTGGTCAACAACGCAGGCAACCTGCGCGACCGCATGTTCCACAAGATGAGCGACGAAGAGTGGAGCCAGGTTCTTGATGTGCACCTGAACGGCACTTTCTTCGTGAGCCGCGCCGCTGCCAACCATTTCCGTGAGCAGGAGTCAGGTGCGTTCGTGAACATGACCTCCACCTCGGGCCTGATCGGCAACTTTGGCCAGGCCAACTACTCGGCTGCCAAGCTCGGTATCGCTGCCCTGTCCAAGTCGATTGCGCTCGACATGAGCCGCTACAATGTTCGTTCGAACTGCATTGCACCGTTCGCCTGGAGCCGCATGACCAGCTCGATCCCTGCCAACACGCCCGAAGAAAAGGCCCGCGTTGCCAAGATGCAGAAAATGGAAGCTGCAAAAGTTGCACCGATGGCCGTATACCTGGCAAGCGATGCGGCAAGCGAAGTCAACGCCCAGATTTTCGGTGTTCGTGCTAACGAAATCATGCTCTTTAGCCAGCCACGTCCGATCCGCTCGGTTCACATGAGCGACGGCTGGACGCCTGAGCTGATTGCAGAGATCGCGACACCAGCCCTGAAGCATCACTTCATGGCAATGGAGCGTTCCCCTGAAGCAATCGACTGGGATCCAATCTAA
- a CDS encoding acyl-CoA dehydrogenase family protein has product MDLTWTEEEAAFRQEVRAFTEKNLPSDIREKQMHHQRLAKDDYIRWHRILAAHGWGAPTWPKEFGGTGWSAIQRLIFEIETFKAGAPRLLSFGLSMIGPVLMKYGNEAQKSYYLPRIIQMDDWWCQGYSEPGSGSDLASLKTRAERVGDKYIINGQKTWTTLAHHADHMFCLARTDSAVKPQRGISMILIDMRQPGVTVRPIKTLDGGAEVNEVWLENVEAPVENLVGEENQGWTIAKYLLGHERTGIAGIGHCHRELMILKKMVKAAMNSGKSMSMDSRMMDKVNQIEAQVLGLEMLLLRVAADSTAGPGPQASILKIRGSELQQDLARLQMEVAAMESWPYDPAWMRAENDFHGPGDEFDLGGGATYFDMRKTTIYGGTTEVQKGIIVKHIIGV; this is encoded by the coding sequence ATGGATTTGACCTGGACCGAAGAAGAGGCAGCATTCCGCCAGGAAGTGCGGGCGTTCACCGAGAAGAACCTGCCGAGTGACATTCGAGAAAAGCAGATGCACCATCAGCGTCTGGCCAAGGATGATTACATCCGTTGGCACCGTATCCTGGCCGCGCACGGCTGGGGTGCCCCGACCTGGCCCAAGGAATTCGGTGGAACGGGATGGTCGGCTATTCAAAGACTGATTTTTGAGATTGAGACTTTCAAAGCAGGAGCCCCCCGTCTGCTGTCATTTGGTCTGAGCATGATCGGACCTGTCCTGATGAAGTATGGCAACGAAGCCCAGAAGTCCTACTACCTTCCACGCATCATCCAGATGGATGACTGGTGGTGCCAGGGCTACTCCGAGCCTGGTTCCGGGTCTGACCTTGCTTCATTGAAGACGCGCGCTGAGCGGGTTGGTGACAAATACATCATCAATGGCCAGAAGACCTGGACGACGCTCGCACACCACGCCGACCACATGTTCTGTCTGGCGCGGACCGATTCGGCAGTCAAACCGCAGCGCGGCATCTCCATGATCCTGATCGACATGCGCCAGCCTGGCGTGACGGTACGCCCGATCAAGACGCTTGACGGCGGCGCCGAGGTCAATGAAGTCTGGCTCGAGAACGTCGAGGCACCTGTCGAGAATCTGGTCGGTGAAGAGAATCAGGGGTGGACAATCGCCAAGTACCTGCTGGGTCACGAGCGCACGGGTATCGCCGGCATCGGTCACTGTCACCGCGAGTTGATGATCCTGAAGAAGATGGTCAAAGCCGCGATGAATAGCGGCAAGTCGATGAGCATGGACTCACGCATGATGGATAAGGTCAACCAGATAGAAGCACAGGTGCTGGGACTGGAAATGTTGCTGTTGCGTGTCGCAGCAGACAGCACTGCAGGCCCTGGACCTCAGGCATCCATCCTGAAGATTCGCGGCTCGGAACTGCAGCAGGATCTGGCAAGGTTGCAGATGGAAGTGGCAGCCATGGAGTCATGGCCTTATGACCCGGCCTGGATGCGTGCAGAGAATGATTTCCACGGCCCTGGAGACGAGTTTGATCTGGGTGGCGGTGCAACCTACTTTGATATGCGCAAGACCACGATCTACGGCGGTACGACTGAAGTCCAGAAGGGCATCATCGTCAAGCACATTATTGGTGTGTAA
- a CDS encoding acyl-CoA dehydrogenase family protein has protein sequence MDFAYSEEQRMLTDSLRRVMVDTWAFDKRRARFEAGKLDRGTWSQLAELGVTGLMVPEQYGGFGESTATMLAVHMELGYGLVAEPVIPSAVMAVTILAESDNEALKNEWLSSHAEGQTVLTVAWQESGERYSTAPTATQAQSKDGGYVIKGAKRHVWHAAGSDAMIVTAVLDGEMALFLVPTSAQGVVVEDFPTFDQARSGNVTLTDVALDGSALIAKGQAAEDAFAKGLDFAITALCAHASGAMKRLIEITTEYLKTRKQFGQPLINFQALQHRVADMLIHQEMAVSHTYVATMSLAGDTAALRARRVSMAKNEVSSAARFVGEQAVQLHGGMGVTNELEVGDFFKRLTFAEFLLGDSIFHQQRALAVDVA, from the coding sequence ATGGATTTCGCATATTCAGAAGAACAGCGCATGCTCACAGACAGCCTGCGCAGGGTGATGGTCGATACCTGGGCATTCGACAAGCGTCGTGCCCGATTCGAGGCAGGCAAACTGGACCGTGGGACCTGGAGCCAGCTGGCTGAGCTAGGTGTTACGGGCCTGATGGTGCCTGAGCAATACGGTGGTTTCGGAGAGAGCACGGCAACGATGCTCGCAGTGCATATGGAACTTGGTTACGGACTGGTTGCCGAGCCGGTGATTCCAAGTGCGGTAATGGCTGTCACCATACTTGCCGAAAGTGATAACGAAGCGCTCAAGAATGAATGGTTGAGTTCGCACGCCGAAGGTCAGACCGTTTTGACCGTCGCCTGGCAGGAGTCGGGTGAGCGCTACAGCACCGCTCCCACAGCCACCCAGGCGCAAAGCAAGGATGGCGGCTATGTGATCAAAGGCGCCAAGCGTCATGTCTGGCATGCAGCTGGATCCGATGCCATGATTGTCACTGCTGTCCTTGATGGGGAAATGGCGCTTTTCCTGGTGCCTACATCGGCTCAAGGCGTTGTCGTTGAGGACTTTCCGACCTTCGACCAGGCGCGTAGCGGTAACGTGACGCTGACCGACGTTGCTCTGGATGGTTCAGCATTGATTGCAAAAGGTCAGGCCGCCGAGGACGCGTTTGCGAAAGGTCTGGATTTCGCGATCACAGCACTGTGTGCACATGCCAGTGGTGCCATGAAGCGCCTGATCGAGATCACCACCGAGTACCTGAAAACACGCAAGCAGTTTGGTCAGCCACTGATCAACTTCCAGGCATTGCAGCACCGCGTGGCCGACATGCTGATCCATCAGGAAATGGCCGTCTCGCACACCTATGTGGCGACCATGTCCCTGGCCGGTGATACGGCGGCTTTGCGTGCCAGACGCGTGTCGATGGCCAAGAACGAAGTGTCCAGCGCTGCACGCTTTGTGGGCGAACAGGCCGTGCAGTTACATGGCGGGATGGGCGTTACCAATGAGCTGGAAGTGGGTGACTTCTTCAAGCGCCTGACGTTTGCAGAGTTCCTGCTAGGCGACTCGATCTTTCATCAGCAACGCGCGTTGGCTGTTGACGTAGCCTGA
- a CDS encoding FAS1-like dehydratase domain-containing protein: protein MSEARLEDWIGKSQTTEDALDLGHAARIAATLGEIAPEKGQPLSPLWHWCFFLESVPMTGLGTDGHPARGGFLPPAEGRNRMWAGGRVSFEGDLLAGIPATRTSTVSKITEKQGKTGSLLFVTVTHEVSQSGKRVVLEEQDIVYRTPSPPKLQGTEPAPEAQWSKPIEPTPTWLFRYSALTFNGHRIHYDFPYVTEVEGYPGLVVHGPLIATSMVQSFREANPGVRVTHLAYRGLRPLICPTPFEAQGSISEEGVAQIWAAQDGTLAHQAELRFEK from the coding sequence ATGAGTGAAGCCAGACTTGAGGACTGGATTGGCAAATCCCAGACGACCGAAGATGCACTGGATCTGGGGCACGCTGCCCGCATCGCGGCCACATTGGGCGAAATAGCCCCCGAAAAAGGACAGCCCCTGTCGCCATTGTGGCACTGGTGCTTCTTTCTCGAATCGGTTCCGATGACCGGACTGGGTACAGACGGTCATCCGGCCAGAGGCGGGTTCCTGCCACCGGCTGAAGGTCGTAACCGGATGTGGGCGGGTGGTCGCGTGAGCTTCGAGGGAGATTTGCTGGCAGGTATACCGGCCACGCGAACATCGACCGTGTCCAAAATCACCGAAAAGCAGGGCAAAACCGGTTCGTTGCTGTTTGTGACGGTGACACACGAAGTGTCCCAGTCTGGCAAGCGTGTGGTGCTCGAGGAGCAGGACATTGTTTACAGGACCCCGAGCCCTCCCAAGCTGCAGGGAACTGAGCCAGCTCCAGAAGCTCAGTGGAGCAAGCCCATCGAGCCAACGCCGACATGGCTGTTCCGGTACTCGGCGCTGACCTTTAACGGTCACCGAATTCACTACGATTTTCCGTATGTGACTGAGGTCGAAGGTTACCCGGGTCTGGTTGTTCACGGTCCGCTGATTGCAACCAGTATGGTGCAGTCGTTCAGAGAGGCAAATCCGGGCGTACGCGTTACACATCTGGCCTACCGTGGGTTGCGCCCACTCATCTGCCCGACACCCTTTGAGGCGCAAGGCAGCATCTCCGAAGAGGGGGTGGCACAGATCTGGGCTGCGCAAGACGGAACGCTTGCGCATCAAGCAGAATTGAGGTTCGAGAAATGA
- a CDS encoding CaiB/BaiF CoA transferase family protein — protein sequence MTGNVRPLDGITVISLEHAIAAPFCTRQLADMGARVIKVERPEVGDFARGYDERVRGMASHFVWTNRSKESLTLDLKNDRAQDLLHDLLAKADVLVQNLAPGAAARMGLSFEALHDKYPQLIVCDITGYGVGGPYEKKKAYDLLIQSESGFVSVTGSPDAPAKAGCSISDIAAGMYAYTGILNALLLRGKTGKGSHLDVSMLESMVEWMNFPLYYAFEGAAPPPRAGAAHATIFPYGPFPVGDGTTVMLGLQNEREWRVFCEKVIFQPGLADDDSFSSNSKRVSNRAALTDLIRQAFSDLTMDQVVERLEAAQIANARVNEMKDVWAHPQLKARDRWREVPSPVGTLPALIPPGTNSDFDPRMDAVPGLGEHTSQILAELGVSEAELNRLATDKVI from the coding sequence ATGACAGGAAATGTAAGACCACTTGATGGCATCACAGTTATCAGTCTGGAGCACGCCATCGCAGCGCCGTTCTGCACCCGACAGCTTGCTGACATGGGTGCCAGAGTCATCAAGGTAGAGCGCCCTGAAGTGGGGGATTTTGCGAGGGGGTATGACGAACGGGTTCGCGGTATGGCATCCCATTTTGTCTGGACCAACCGTTCCAAGGAAAGTCTGACACTGGACCTGAAAAACGACCGTGCGCAGGACTTGCTGCATGATCTGCTCGCCAAAGCCGATGTGCTGGTTCAGAATCTGGCGCCAGGTGCTGCTGCACGTATGGGGTTGTCATTTGAAGCCTTGCACGACAAGTATCCGCAGTTGATTGTCTGTGATATCACCGGATATGGTGTCGGCGGTCCATATGAGAAGAAAAAAGCCTACGATCTGCTGATCCAGAGTGAAAGCGGCTTTGTCTCGGTCACCGGGTCCCCCGATGCGCCAGCCAAGGCTGGATGTTCCATTTCGGACATCGCGGCTGGCATGTATGCGTACACCGGCATCCTGAATGCGTTGTTGTTGCGTGGCAAGACGGGCAAGGGCAGCCATCTGGACGTTTCCATGCTCGAGAGTATGGTCGAATGGATGAACTTCCCGTTGTACTACGCATTTGAAGGGGCGGCGCCTCCGCCGCGGGCTGGTGCTGCGCATGCAACGATCTTCCCGTATGGGCCGTTCCCTGTTGGTGACGGCACAACAGTCATGCTGGGGTTGCAGAACGAGCGCGAGTGGCGCGTGTTCTGTGAGAAAGTGATCTTTCAGCCAGGACTGGCCGATGATGATAGTTTCTCGTCCAATTCCAAGCGCGTGTCCAACAGGGCGGCCCTGACAGATCTGATCAGGCAAGCGTTTTCCGATCTCACCATGGATCAGGTTGTGGAGCGCCTTGAAGCGGCTCAGATCGCCAATGCGCGCGTCAATGAAATGAAGGATGTCTGGGCTCACCCTCAGCTCAAGGCAAGGGATCGCTGGCGTGAAGTGCCTAGCCCAGTCGGAACATTGCCAGCGCTGATTCCACCTGGTACCAACTCGGACTTCGATCCACGCATGGATGCAGTGCCGGGGCTCGGTGAGCACACGAGCCAGATTCTTGCTGAACTTGGGGTCAGTGAGGCAGAGCTGAACAGGCTCGCGACCGACAAAGTCATTTAA